AAAATCCATAAATCCAGCACTAAATCCAAATCCTAATTGAATTCCAAATACACCTGTAATAAATGCGAAAATTCCTGTTAAAATAGCATGTATTAAATATAAAAATGGTGATGCATATAAGAAAGCAAATTCAATTGGTTCAGTAATCCCTGAAATAAATGAAACAAGTGCAGCTGAACCAAATAATGCTATTACTCTTCTTTTTTGTTCTTTATTTTCAGCAGTAAAAACAAATGCCCCAACTAAAGCTGGAAGTCCAAACATCATCATTGGGAAAAACCCTGCTTGGAATAGTCCTCCTGGATTATCTTTTGCTTTTCCGCTTAAGAAAATATGAATGTCTCCGTTTATTGTTTCACCATTTTCTGTTGTAAATTCTCCTAATTGGAATCAGAAAATGTTATTTGTAATGTGGTGTAGTCCAAATGGAATTAATAATCTATTTAAAAATCCATAAACTCCCATAATAGAAGCTCTTGTGAATCTTACACCAGCAGTCATTTCTGCTCCAGGTTGTGTTGCTCTTGATAAAGAAATTGAAAGTTGTCAAATTACATAAGCAACTCATGGGAAAATGATTGAATAAGCAAATGAAAAGATTACTGCAAATACAATTGCCATTGCAGGAATAAGTCTTCTACCTGAGAAGAAACCTAATACTTTTGGTAATTCAACATCGTTAAATTTATTATATATTCAAGCTACAAAAGCTCCAACAATAATAGCAGTTAATATGTTACCACCTAAAACAGCATTATATTTTCCACCAAATAATTCTTTAAATCCTTTAACTGGTAAAGGTATCTCAGTATAATCATTAATAAATCTTGGATCAATTTTTTCTAAAATTTCTTTAGTTTCTTTATCTTGATATCCTGTTTTACTAATTTCTTTTATAGCTCCGAAGTTTACATCTTGGTAAATTACACCAGATAATATCGGTACTAAAGCAGCCACTATAAACATAGCAACAAGCCCTGCAAAGGCGGCTTCACCACGTCTTTCTTTTGTAAAACCAAAAGCTAAACCAACAGCAAATAATAAATATAAATTATCAAATATTACACCACCTGCTTGTGTAATAATTTGTTGCATTAAATTTGAAAATGCTGTATCAGTAGGAATGTCAGCACCTATTCTTAACAAAATAGCAGCAACTGGTAAAACAGCAATTGGGAACATTAAAGTTGTTCCAATTTGTCCAATTTTTGCAAAAATCTTTTTAAATGTTGACATTATTTAACCCCCCTTTTATTTGTGGAAAGTTTTGAATTATTTAAAAATCATTTATTTACAACAACTGTACTTACAATTGCAGCAAAAAACACTAAAACAAAAATAAATGAAAAACTAGCAATTATATTTGCTCTAAGAGCATTAGCAGCATCAATAGATTCTTTTAACATAATAGAATCTTTTACTTCCTGATAAAAATCTTTAGCGATTTTTAATGCTTTCTCTTCTAAAAGAAAATTATATATAGTAAAATTTTCTTGGTCAATTGGAGAAATATCAGTTTTTTTGTAAAGTGTTAATAATAATATAACAGTGAGTAATAAAAAAGAAAATAAAATTCATAAAATTATGTAAATTCATTTTTCTTTTTTTGTTTCACTAAAGTTTATATTCCGTAAAAACAATTTTTATATTCCTTTCTTTTATTTTAAAAAAATCGCAACTAAGAATATAGTTGCTTAAATAAATTATGCATTTGAGTAAATTTAAAAAATACTTTTTGAATGTTTTATTCAGAAAGTATTTTTTAAATTTTTAGATTTATTTTTTTATGAATAATATTGAATAAATCATTCATAAATTTTTCAAAATTAGGATATTTTGCATATATTTTTTGTTCACTATGTAAGATAAGTGTTTTAAAATTATTTTTTCTTATAATAAAAAACAGTAAATTTTTGATATTTAACAGGATCTTTGTGTTGATAAAAATTACTAAAATCTACTTTTAAATATTTATTACCTTCATAATTTCCTTCAACAATTGAAACAATTAATTTATCACATAGAGGAATTAATTGTTGGTATACATACAATCCACCTGTGATATAAAGGTCTTCATTTGGATTATTTTTATATTTTTTTATTAATTCTTTATAGTCATAAACAACCTCTACATCTGGGTGGTCTATTTTAAAATCTTTTTCATGTGATAAAACAAACATTTTTCTATTATCTAAAATTTTAGGCAATGAAAAAAATGTATTTTTTCCCATTAATAATGTTTTGTTTAAAGTTGTATTACGAAAATGTTGAAATTCCTCCTTAATATATCATGGCATTTGGTTGTCTTTACCAATCAAACCATCTTTTGTCATTGCTCAAATTGCTATAATCATATTTAAACAGCTACTTCTCCTTTTATTATTGAATCATGTTTATAATTTTTTAGTTCAATATCTTCGAATTTAATATTGAAAATGTTTTTATTTGTATTAATTGAAACAATTGGTAATTTTTTTGGTACTCTTGTTAACTGAAGATTTACTTGTTCAATATGATTTACATAAATATGAGCATCACCAATTGTATGGACAAAATCACCAAGTTCTAAATTACATTCATTTGCAATTAAAATAGTTAATAATGCATATGATGCAATGTTAAAAGGAACACCTAAAAAAGCATCTGCACTTCTTTGATAAAGTTGACATGATAATTTATTGTTTGATACGTAAAACTGAAATAATGTATGACAAGGTGGGAGCATCATGTCTTTGATTTCAGTGGGATTTCATGAAGAAACAATTAATCTTCTAGAATTAGGATTTTTTTTAATTTCTTCAACTGTTTCTTTTAGTTGATCAATTCCTAAAAAATTTCTTCATTGCTTACCATACACAGGACCTAAATCACCAAATTCATTAGCAAAATTATCATCGTTTTTAATTTTGCTAATGAATTCATTTAAACTTTCGCCTTGAAATTTCGAACTTTTTTTGTAATTTTCATATGGTCATTCGTTTCAAATATTCACATTATTATCTACTAAATATTTAATATTTGTACTACCTTTCATAAATCAAAGTAATTCATGTACTATTGCATTAAAATTAGTTTTTTTTGTCGTCACCAAAGGAAAGCCTTTATTTAAATTAAAACGCATTTGGTAACCAAAAGCACTAATTGTATCAATCGATGTTCTATTTTTTTTATGTTGTCCATTTTTTATAATTCATTTTAAAAAATCATGATATTGTTTCATTATTTTTTCCACCTTATTTTTACAAAAATTTTAATAAAAAAAATAATTTTTATAACTAAAAAAAATAATATTTTTTATTTGTAAAAAAAATGCAAAAAAAAGTTATAATTTTTTACATTTTTACTAGAAATTAAACTTGTATAGTAATTTATTAATTATTTTTATAAAAAAAATATTAAATTCTACATTTACTATTAAAAAAATAACAAAAATAATATTATAATTGTAAAGTTAAAACACAAATTATGTAGTTTTAGTGCTTTTTCAATGCATTTAAAAAAAGAAAGTCTTAAATAAAAAAAATATGAAAAAAGAAAAATTTATTGAATATAATGCTGATAGTATAAAAATACTTCGTGGTTTAGAAGGTGTTAAAAAAAGACCTGGAATGTATATAGGTTCAACAGATGAAAGAGGACTTCACCATTTATTGTGAGAAATAGTAGATAATGCTGTTGATGAATCATTAGCAGGTTTTGCTAATAAAATTAATGTAACTCTTAAAAAAGATGGTTCAGTAATAGTTGAAGATAATGGTCGTGGTATTCCTATTGATATTAATAAAGAAACTAATTTATCAGGTGTTGAATTAGTTTTTACAGAATTACATGCAGGAGCAAAATTTAATGAAGGAGCATATAAAACATCAGGTGGTTTACATGGTGTGGGATCTTCTGTAGTTAATGCACTTTCAAAATTTATTAGTGTAACTGTTTGACAGAATCAAAAAGAATATTTAACTATTTTTGAAAATGGTGGAGTTATAAAACAAAAAACCACTTTAGTTGGTAAGACTAATAAAAGGGGTACATATGTTAGGTTTTTACCTGATTATGAAATTTTTAGAAATAGCAAATTTTCTTTTGAAGTTATTAGTGAAAGATTACGTGAAACATCTTTTTTATTAAAAAATGTAACTATTAGTTTACAAGATGAAAATAGTGGACAACATGAAATTTTTAGTTATGAAAATGGAATAAAAGCTTTTATTGAGTTTGTTAATGACTCGAAAGATCCAATTCATAGTGAAATCGCAACATTCCATGATGCGAAAACTTTAATTGATGTAGAGTTTGGTTTTCAATATACAAATAGTTATAATGAAAATATTATTTCTTTTGTAAATAATGTTAAAACTAATGATGGTGGAACACATGAAACTGCAGCTAAAACTGCATTTACAAAAGTTTTTAATGAATATGTTCAAGAAAAAAATATTTTAAAAAATAAAAATGTTTTTGAAGGCAGTGACATTAGAGAAGGACTCACTTTAATTATTTCACTTAAAATTCCTGAATCTATTTTAGAGTTTGTTGGTCAAACAAAAACTAAATTAGGTACAGCAGAAGCAAAAGCAATAGTTGAAGAAGTTGTTTATCGTGAACTTAAGTTTTGAATTAATGAAAACAAAGAACAAACTATTAAAATTATTGATAAAATTAAACATTCTTATGAAACAAGACTAGCAGCTAGACAAGCAAAATTTGAAAGCAAAAAAACCAAAAGTGTTTTGAATGATAAAAAGAATTTATCTGGTAAACTTACACCAGCACAAAGCAAAAATTTCAAAGAAAGAGAATTATTTTTAGTTGAAGGTGACTCTGCTGGAGGTAGTGCAAAACTTGGAAGAGATAAAAAAATTCAAGCTATTTTACCATTAAAAGGTAAAGTAATTAATGCTGAAAAATCTAAATTTATTGAAATTATCAAAAATGATGAAATCACAACAATTATTAATGCAATAGGTGCAG
This Mesomycoplasma neurolyticum DNA region includes the following protein-coding sequences:
- a CDS encoding PTS transporter subunit EIIC, encoding MSTFKKIFAKIGQIGTTLMFPIAVLPVAAILLRIGADIPTDTAFSNLMQQIITQAGGVIFDNLYLLFAVGLAFGFTKERRGEAAFAGLVAMFIVAALVPILSGVIYQDVNFGAIKEISKTGYQDKETKEILEKIDPRFINDYTEIPLPVKGFKELFGGKYNAVLGGNILTAIIVGAFVAWIYNKFNDVELPKVLGFFSGRRLIPAMAIVFAVIFSFAYSIIFPWVAYVIWQLSISLSRATQPGAEMTAGVRFTRASIMGVYGFLNRLLIPFGLHHITNNIFWFQLGEFTTENGETINGDIHIFLSGKAKDNPGGLFQAGFFPMMMFGLPALVGAFVFTAENKEQKRRVIALFGSAALVSFISGITEPIEFAFLYASPFLYLIHAILTGIFAFITGVFGIQLGFGFSAGFMDFAISITKSLAIIKETGFTGITKVMANPFWIIPIGLLTGAAYFFIGTFLIKQLNLNTPGRGEGKIKEDTTTHENKEIISQSKDVMSPKAQKIVKAFGGWDNIVDYANCATRLRYKVKDGSKVNQEALKSAGAFGVIKISDNLFHAIFGVEAEILNNEIVKNINKEI
- a CDS encoding dihydrofolate reductase produces the protein MIIAIWAMTKDGLIGKDNQMPWYIKEEFQHFRNTTLNKTLLMGKNTFFSLPKILDNRKMFVLSHEKDFKIDHPDVEVVYDYKELIKKYKNNPNEDLYITGGLYVYQQLIPLCDKLIVSIVEGNYEGNKYLKVDFSNFYQHKDPVKYQKFTVFYYKKK
- the thyA gene encoding thymidylate synthase, translated to MKQYHDFLKWIIKNGQHKKNRTSIDTISAFGYQMRFNLNKGFPLVTTKKTNFNAIVHELLWFMKGSTNIKYLVDNNVNIWNEWPYENYKKSSKFQGESLNEFISKIKNDDNFANEFGDLGPVYGKQWRNFLGIDQLKETVEEIKKNPNSRRLIVSSWNPTEIKDMMLPPCHTLFQFYVSNNKLSCQLYQRSADAFLGVPFNIASYALLTILIANECNLELGDFVHTIGDAHIYVNHIEQVNLQLTRVPKKLPIVSINTNKNIFNIKFEDIELKNYKHDSIIKGEVAV
- the parE gene encoding DNA topoisomerase IV subunit B, which codes for MKKEKFIEYNADSIKILRGLEGVKKRPGMYIGSTDERGLHHLLWEIVDNAVDESLAGFANKINVTLKKDGSVIVEDNGRGIPIDINKETNLSGVELVFTELHAGAKFNEGAYKTSGGLHGVGSSVVNALSKFISVTVWQNQKEYLTIFENGGVIKQKTTLVGKTNKRGTYVRFLPDYEIFRNSKFSFEVISERLRETSFLLKNVTISLQDENSGQHEIFSYENGIKAFIEFVNDSKDPIHSEIATFHDAKTLIDVEFGFQYTNSYNENIISFVNNVKTNDGGTHETAAKTAFTKVFNEYVQEKNILKNKNVFEGSDIREGLTLIISLKIPESILEFVGQTKTKLGTAEAKAIVEEVVYRELKFWINENKEQTIKIIDKIKHSYETRLAARQAKFESKKTKSVLNDKKNLSGKLTPAQSKNFKERELFLVEGDSAGGSAKLGRDKKIQAILPLKGKVINAEKSKFIEIIKNDEITTIINAIGAGAGNDFNIKNCQYGKIIIMTDADTDGAHIQILLLTFLYRYMKPLIENEMIYIAQPPLYKITVKKNNQIFYAWNEEELKEISEKHKNFEIQRYKGLGEMNSEQLWDTTMNPATRTLIKVNIDDAILTERKVSILMGDKIDMRKQWINKHVNFEISDNFKVKITKENDEREI